One part of the Tenacibaculum sp. 190130A14a genome encodes these proteins:
- a CDS encoding SufE family protein codes for MTIKEIQEEIIDEFSMFEDWMERYEYIIELGKSLPLIDAAYKLDENLIKGCQSKVWLHSDLEGDILKFTADSDAILTKGIVALLLRVFSDQSPQAILDADTAFIDEIGLKEHLSPTRANGLVSMVKQIKMYAIAQQSKLSN; via the coding sequence ATGACTATCAAAGAAATACAAGAAGAAATTATTGACGAGTTCTCAATGTTTGAGGATTGGATGGAGCGTTATGAATATATTATTGAATTAGGAAAGTCTTTACCTCTTATTGATGCAGCCTATAAATTAGATGAAAATTTAATTAAAGGATGTCAGTCAAAAGTATGGTTGCATTCTGATTTAGAGGGAGATATTTTAAAATTTACTGCAGATAGTGATGCTATTTTAACAAAAGGGATAGTAGCGTTATTATTGCGTGTTTTTTCCGACCAATCACCACAAGCCATACTAGATGCAGATACGGCTTTTATTGACGAAATCGGATTAAAAGAACACTTAAGTCCAACACGTGCGAATGGATTAGTGTCGATGGTAAAACAAATTAAAATGTATGCAATCGCGCAACAATCTAAGTTGAGCAATTAA
- a CDS encoding DUF59 domain-containing protein, with product MTEDKLEELGDKIVRVLKTIFDPEIPVDIYELGLIYDVFVSEENDAKILMTLTSPNCPVAETLPVEVEDKVKSLDEINNCEVEITFDPTWTQDMMSEEAKLELGLL from the coding sequence ATGACTGAAGATAAATTAGAAGAATTAGGAGACAAGATAGTAAGGGTGTTGAAAACGATTTTCGATCCAGAAATCCCGGTAGATATTTATGAGTTAGGATTGATATATGATGTTTTTGTATCAGAAGAAAATGATGCAAAAATATTAATGACCCTAACATCACCAAATTGTCCAGTAGCTGAAACTTTACCTGTTGAGGTAGAAGATAAAGTGAAGTCTTTAGATGAGATAAATAATTGTGAGGTTGAAATTACATTTGATCCTACCTGGACGCAAGACATGATGAGTGAAGAAGCTAAATTAGAATTAGGACTTTTGTAA
- a CDS encoding DUF2480 family protein, with product MADEIINRVANSSLITIDLEDFYPKGSRVVFDVKDWLFEGLILREKDFREQVKNHDWNQYKDCYVALTCSTDAIIPSWAYLLLTTELAVYTHKVVVGDLELLETVLYQEIINDINVEEYENKPVIVKGCANKPIPPSAYTLLIEKIQPIARTIMFGEACSTVPLFKKKK from the coding sequence ATGGCAGATGAAATAATAAATAGAGTAGCAAATAGTAGTTTAATAACTATTGACTTAGAAGATTTTTATCCTAAAGGAAGTCGTGTTGTTTTTGATGTAAAAGACTGGCTATTTGAAGGGCTTATTTTGAGAGAAAAAGATTTTAGAGAACAGGTTAAAAATCATGATTGGAACCAATATAAAGATTGTTATGTAGCATTAACTTGTTCTACTGATGCAATCATTCCTTCATGGGCCTATTTATTATTAACCACAGAATTAGCTGTATATACACATAAGGTAGTTGTAGGTGATTTAGAACTATTGGAAACAGTACTTTATCAAGAAATTATTAATGATATTAACGTTGAAGAATACGAAAATAAACCTGTTATCGTAAAAGGATGTGCTAATAAACCTATTCCCCCATCAGCATATACCTTATTAATAGAAAAAATACAACCTATTGCTAGAACTATTATGTTTGGTGAAGCATGTTCAACAGTCCCTCTATTTAAAAAGAAAAAATAA
- a CDS encoding DUF3078 domain-containing protein produces the protein MKKLLLIVFICCTQIALTQEKKDSIPKKWTVGGKLTFLLNQSSFSNWTAGGSNTVAGNIGVNYDFNYKKKNWNWDNKIISSYGLSYVDEQGVRKTDDRFEYNSLLGLKAQRYWFFSFFSNFKTQYTKGYDYKQEPKVEVSNFFAPAYWSFGPGMLWKKSDNERINIAPATARFTFVTDEFSGKYGVKEGKTTDLGLGFNLSAYFKYVIMEDVTMENILAVYSDYLNNPQNIDIDYQLNFFVKVNKWLSMNLGFHTIIDDNASSKIQFKEVFGLGINYLFHQK, from the coding sequence ATGAAAAAACTACTACTAATTGTTTTCATTTGTTGTACTCAAATAGCCCTAACTCAAGAAAAAAAAGATAGTATTCCTAAAAAATGGACCGTTGGAGGAAAGCTAACTTTTTTACTAAATCAATCTTCATTTTCGAATTGGACTGCAGGAGGTAGTAATACTGTTGCAGGGAATATTGGTGTAAACTATGATTTCAATTATAAAAAGAAGAATTGGAACTGGGATAATAAAATAATTTCTAGTTACGGATTGAGTTATGTAGATGAACAAGGAGTTCGAAAAACAGATGATAGATTTGAATACAATTCATTATTAGGGTTAAAAGCTCAACGTTATTGGTTTTTCTCTTTCTTTAGTAATTTCAAAACTCAGTATACCAAAGGATACGATTACAAACAAGAACCTAAAGTAGAAGTTTCTAACTTTTTTGCGCCAGCTTATTGGAGTTTTGGACCTGGTATGTTATGGAAAAAATCAGACAATGAACGTATAAATATTGCTCCAGCAACAGCTCGATTTACCTTTGTTACTGATGAGTTTTCTGGGAAGTATGGTGTTAAAGAAGGAAAAACGACTGACCTGGGTCTTGGTTTTAACTTATCTGCTTACTTCAAATACGTTATAATGGAGGATGTAACAATGGAAAATATTTTAGCAGTATATTCAGATTACTTAAATAATCCTCAAAATATTGATATAGATTACCAGCTTAACTTTTTTGTCAAAGTAAATAAATGGTTGTCTATGAACTTAGGTTTCCATACTATTATTGACGACAATGCTTCAAGTAAAATACAGTTTAAAGAAGTCTTTGGTTTAGGGATAAACTATCTTTTTCATCAAAAGTGA
- a CDS encoding DUF3078 domain-containing protein, producing the protein MKKLLAIAVLFGALTVSAQEKKEEKKEGWKKEGNISFLFNQSAFNNWLAGGTNSISGTLGLNYDFNYVKGDWTWDNKLIASYGLTKLKGQSVQKTDDRLELNSLLGKKATGNWYYSAFFNFKTQMSSTDVEGVQTSHFFSPAYFQFGPGMLWKKHDNLKVNIAPATSKLVVVASDFTDGLPAGASYFGVAPNETTRYELGAAISGYYKFEIMENVSVENILNLYSNYLEDFQNVDIDYTVNVVMKINKYLSANLALQTIYDDNAFRGFQTREVFGLGVNYIF; encoded by the coding sequence ATGAAAAAATTATTAGCTATCGCTGTTTTATTTGGAGCTTTAACAGTAAGTGCACAAGAAAAAAAGGAAGAAAAGAAGGAAGGTTGGAAAAAAGAAGGGAATATTAGTTTTTTATTCAATCAATCTGCATTCAATAATTGGTTAGCTGGGGGTACAAATAGTATCTCTGGAACTTTAGGGTTAAATTATGATTTTAATTATGTTAAGGGAGATTGGACCTGGGACAATAAATTGATCGCTTCTTATGGTTTAACTAAATTAAAAGGACAAAGCGTACAAAAAACAGATGACCGATTAGAGTTAAATTCGTTATTAGGTAAAAAAGCTACTGGGAACTGGTATTATTCGGCGTTTTTTAATTTTAAAACACAAATGTCTTCTACGGATGTGGAAGGAGTTCAAACATCGCATTTTTTCTCCCCAGCATATTTTCAGTTTGGACCTGGTATGTTATGGAAGAAACACGATAATTTAAAAGTAAATATTGCTCCAGCAACATCAAAATTAGTGGTTGTAGCTAGCGATTTTACTGATGGTTTACCTGCCGGAGCGTCTTATTTTGGAGTAGCTCCAAACGAAACAACTCGTTATGAATTAGGAGCTGCTATTAGTGGGTACTATAAATTTGAAATAATGGAAAATGTTTCTGTTGAAAATATTTTAAACTTATACAGTAATTATTTAGAAGATTTTCAAAATGTTGATATCGACTATACAGTAAATGTTGTTATGAAAATTAATAAATATTTGTCTGCTAACTTAGCGTTACAAACTATTTATGATGATAATGCCTTTAGAGGTTTTCAAACAAGAGAAGTATTTGGTTTAGGGGTTAACTATATTTTTTAA
- a CDS encoding hemolysin family protein: MTLLIVFAIVSIFFSFLCSILEAVLLSVTPTFINVKKKEGKVFATELEELKKDVDKPLIAILTLNTIAHTVGAILVGVQAKVAYTELYGSNKVSYFGVEFTEELMVGVVSSIMTILILVASEIIPKTIGATYWKKLAGFTSKTLKILMFPLKWTGILWLLQLTTKLIGGKGAHGESVLSREDFHAMTDIAEQEGVFKESESKVIRNMINFKEVQAKHIMTPRTVLKTADENQTIQSFFEENKSLRFSRVPVYANNPDNITGYILKDQMLLAMVENKGNEPLSSIKRNIMVASRDLSIPSLFEKLIEQREHLALVVDEYGSVSGLVTQEDVIETLLGFEIMDESDNVADLQNLARKSWENRAKRLGIIESEENKDE, translated from the coding sequence ATGACTTTATTAATAGTTTTTGCAATTGTATCTATCTTCTTTTCGTTTCTATGTTCCATTTTAGAAGCAGTTTTACTGAGTGTTACTCCAACATTTATCAATGTAAAAAAGAAAGAAGGAAAGGTTTTTGCAACAGAGTTAGAAGAGCTTAAAAAAGATGTTGATAAGCCGTTAATTGCCATTTTAACCTTAAACACTATTGCGCATACTGTAGGTGCAATTCTTGTGGGTGTGCAAGCAAAAGTAGCATATACAGAATTATATGGTAGTAATAAAGTTTCATATTTCGGAGTAGAATTTACAGAAGAGTTAATGGTAGGGGTAGTTTCTTCTATAATGACAATACTTATTTTGGTGGCATCTGAAATTATTCCTAAAACCATCGGGGCAACGTACTGGAAGAAATTAGCTGGGTTTACCTCAAAAACATTAAAGATTTTAATGTTCCCATTAAAATGGACAGGTATTTTATGGTTGCTTCAATTAACAACTAAATTAATAGGAGGAAAAGGGGCACATGGAGAAAGTGTGTTGAGTAGAGAAGACTTTCATGCCATGACAGATATTGCAGAACAAGAAGGAGTGTTTAAAGAGAGTGAAAGTAAAGTTATTCGTAACATGATTAACTTTAAAGAAGTGCAGGCAAAACATATTATGACACCTCGTACTGTGTTAAAAACTGCTGATGAAAATCAAACAATACAGTCCTTTTTTGAAGAAAATAAATCGTTGCGTTTTTCAAGAGTACCGGTCTATGCTAATAATCCAGATAACATAACGGGCTATATACTAAAAGATCAAATGTTGTTGGCAATGGTTGAGAATAAAGGAAATGAACCTTTAAGCTCTATCAAAAGAAATATAATGGTAGCTTCTCGTGATTTGTCAATTCCAAGCTTGTTTGAAAAGTTAATTGAACAAAGAGAACATTTAGCTTTAGTAGTTGATGAATACGGATCTGTAAGTGGTTTAGTTACCCAAGAAGATGTAATTGAAACCTTGCTAGGTTTTGAGATTATGGATGAGAGTGATAATGTAGCAGATCTTCAAAATTTAGCTAGAAAGAGTTGGGAAAACAGGGCTAAACGTTTAGGGATTATCGAAAGTGAAGAAAATAAAGACGAATAG
- a CDS encoding endonuclease has translation MKSRRKNNFTVGFYNVENLFDTVNNPHTADDDFTPTGKHRWNKKKYYQKIKKITSVISQMGKEHANIPPVIMGLVEVENATVVKDLVRHNNLLKYNYDYIHFESNDERGIDVSLIYNRNFFIELSSKTYSLNLVDDDGSPDYTRDVLLVKGSLYNELVYIIVNHWPSRREGEEETKHKRIKAAELNRYIIDEIKKETENPKILIMGDFNDNPTSESIEEHLVSENFYNPMKSLYKKGKGTLTFYKEWHLFDQIIISKNFFEQDSYHSFLKAKIFAKDWMRSYKGKYKNSPFRTYIGPWHQGGYSDHFPVYLTFEKDE, from the coding sequence TTGAAAAGTAGAAGAAAAAACAATTTTACAGTTGGATTTTACAATGTTGAAAATTTATTTGATACAGTGAACAATCCACATACGGCAGATGATGATTTTACACCAACAGGAAAACACCGTTGGAACAAAAAAAAATATTATCAGAAGATAAAAAAAATCACTTCTGTAATTTCTCAAATGGGAAAGGAACATGCAAATATCCCTCCCGTAATTATGGGATTAGTTGAAGTAGAAAACGCAACCGTTGTAAAAGATTTAGTTCGCCATAACAACCTTTTAAAATACAACTATGATTATATCCATTTTGAATCTAACGATGAAAGAGGTATTGATGTATCGTTAATTTATAACAGAAACTTTTTTATTGAACTTTCTTCTAAAACATATTCTTTAAACTTGGTAGATGATGATGGTTCTCCAGATTATACTAGAGATGTATTGTTAGTAAAAGGAAGCTTATACAACGAACTTGTTTATATTATTGTGAATCATTGGCCTTCAAGAAGAGAAGGTGAAGAGGAAACAAAACACAAACGAATTAAGGCAGCTGAGTTGAATCGTTACATCATTGATGAAATTAAAAAGGAAACAGAAAATCCTAAAATATTAATTATGGGAGACTTCAATGATAATCCTACTAGTGAAAGTATAGAGGAACACTTAGTTTCTGAGAACTTTTACAACCCAATGAAAAGCTTATACAAAAAAGGTAAGGGGACTTTAACTTTTTACAAAGAATGGCATTTGTTTGACCAAATAATTATCTCCAAAAACTTTTTTGAGCAGGATAGTTACCATAGTTTTTTAAAAGCTAAAATTTTCGCAAAAGATTGGATGCGAAGCTATAAAGGAAAATATAAAAATAGCCCGTTTAGAACCTATATTGGTCCTTGGCATCAAGGAGGATACTCAGATCACTTTCCGGTATATTTAACTTTTGAAAAAGACGAATAA
- a CDS encoding translesion error-prone DNA polymerase V autoproteolytic subunit has product MKLKPAKPLTIFTPKKSTSEGSLFIDIGISAGFPSPTNDFEETRISLDEELIRNKETTFFAKVSGQSMINAGLDDNDLLVIDRSIPPTNGKIAVCFLDGEFTVKRLRVEHDKVWLKPENPEYPIIEITEENNFIVWGIVTNVIKRV; this is encoded by the coding sequence ATGAAACTAAAACCCGCGAAACCTCTTACCATATTCACTCCTAAAAAAAGTACCTCCGAGGGTTCCTTATTTATTGATATTGGTATTTCAGCTGGGTTCCCTTCTCCTACCAATGATTTTGAAGAGACTCGTATTTCATTAGATGAAGAATTGATAAGAAATAAAGAAACTACCTTTTTTGCTAAAGTAAGTGGTCAATCAATGATTAATGCAGGATTGGACGATAATGATTTATTAGTTATTGACAGAAGTATTCCTCCTACAAATGGTAAAATAGCCGTTTGTTTTTTAGATGGAGAATTTACTGTAAAAAGATTGCGCGTTGAACATGATAAAGTTTGGTTAAAACCTGAAAACCCTGAGTATCCGATTATAGAAATAACAGAAGAAAACAACTTTATCGTTTGGGGTATTGTTACCAATGTTATAAAAAGAGTATAA
- the hflX gene encoding GTPase HflX — protein sequence MIETRVAISEKAVLIGIITQHQDENQAEEYLDELEFLTETAGGVAVKRFVQKMEKPNPKTFLGTGKLDDVKMYIESNNIGTAIFDDELSPAQLRNIERILDCKILDRTNLILDIFAGRAQTSSAKAQVELAQYQYLLPRLTRMWTHLDKQKGGIGMRGPGETEIETDRRIIRDKISLLKKKLVTIDKQMAVQRKNRGKMVRVALVGYTNVGKSTLMNVVSKSEVFAENKLFATLDTTVRKVVIKNIPFLMTDTVGFIRKLPTQLVESFKSTLDEVREADLLLHVVDISHPNFEDHIASVNKILGEIDSLDKPTVMVFNKIDAYTHEIIEEDDLTTEKTKKHYTIEDWKKTWMHDLEKESIFISALNKDNLENFKEQVYEEVKKIHVQRFPYNDFLYDYDY from the coding sequence ATGATTGAAACTAGAGTAGCAATATCTGAAAAAGCGGTTTTAATAGGTATTATAACCCAACATCAAGATGAAAATCAAGCAGAAGAATATTTAGATGAATTGGAGTTTTTAACGGAAACTGCAGGAGGAGTAGCTGTAAAGAGATTTGTACAGAAAATGGAGAAGCCAAATCCTAAAACATTTTTAGGAACTGGTAAGCTTGATGATGTTAAGATGTATATTGAATCTAACAATATTGGTACTGCTATTTTTGATGATGAATTATCACCAGCACAGTTAAGAAATATTGAACGTATTTTGGACTGTAAAATTTTGGATAGAACAAATCTTATCTTAGATATTTTTGCTGGGAGAGCACAAACTAGTTCGGCAAAGGCGCAAGTGGAGTTGGCACAATACCAATATTTATTACCACGTTTAACAAGAATGTGGACTCACCTCGATAAACAAAAAGGGGGAATTGGTATGCGTGGGCCGGGAGAAACAGAGATTGAAACTGACCGTCGTATCATTCGTGATAAAATTTCGTTATTAAAAAAGAAGTTAGTTACTATTGATAAACAAATGGCGGTTCAACGTAAGAACCGTGGAAAAATGGTTCGTGTTGCTTTGGTAGGATATACAAACGTAGGTAAATCTACTTTAATGAATGTTGTAAGTAAAAGTGAAGTGTTTGCAGAAAACAAATTGTTTGCTACACTGGATACAACCGTTAGAAAAGTAGTCATTAAAAATATCCCCTTTTTAATGACAGATACTGTTGGGTTTATTCGAAAATTACCAACGCAATTAGTAGAGTCTTTTAAATCTACGTTAGATGAGGTGAGGGAAGCTGACTTATTGTTACATGTTGTAGATATTTCACATCCAAACTTTGAAGATCATATAGCTTCAGTAAATAAAATATTAGGTGAAATAGATAGTTTGGATAAACCAACTGTAATGGTTTTTAATAAAATTGATGCATATACTCATGAAATCATCGAAGAGGATGATTTGACTACTGAAAAGACTAAAAAGCATTATACAATTGAAGACTGGAAAAAGACATGGATGCATGATTTAGAAAAAGAAAGTATTTTTATTTCTGCTCTTAATAAAGATAACCTAGAAAACTTTAAAGAACAGGTATATGAAGAAGTGAAGAAAATTCATGTTCAACGCTTTCCTTATAACGATTTTCTATACGATTACGACTACTAA
- a CDS encoding energy transducer TonB, with translation MKRLLPLLLVMCMFQQSIVAQEVCTTNKESVVVDVNEIAPKKCEVEEVPVKKGSQKKAQISSKRYFKKRALEKQEAIQVNALTNLSLATHTVENEHLKDVKEKVQQVVATIYTKKEMKESVSFGEVESIPQFESCKDSGLSGIDCFNYEMKKHIEENFTYPEEALVNEIEGNVWVSFIININGYVDNVKVTAPKYGESLKKEAVRIVSLLPKFVPGKQNGVVTNVEYTFPMSFTLAE, from the coding sequence ATGAAAAGATTACTGCCATTACTTTTAGTAATGTGCATGTTCCAGCAATCGATAGTTGCTCAGGAAGTGTGTACTACTAATAAAGAATCCGTTGTTGTTGATGTGAATGAAATCGCACCAAAGAAATGCGAGGTTGAAGAGGTGCCTGTAAAAAAAGGAAGCCAAAAGAAAGCCCAAATTTCTAGTAAGCGATATTTTAAGAAAAGAGCACTTGAAAAGCAAGAGGCTATTCAGGTAAATGCATTAACAAATTTGAGCCTAGCTACTCACACAGTTGAGAATGAACATTTAAAAGACGTTAAAGAAAAGGTGCAACAAGTTGTGGCTACTATTTATACAAAAAAGGAAATGAAAGAGAGTGTTTCTTTTGGAGAAGTAGAAAGTATCCCTCAATTTGAATCTTGTAAAGATAGTGGTTTAAGCGGGATAGACTGTTTTAATTATGAGATGAAAAAGCACATTGAAGAGAACTTTACCTATCCAGAAGAAGCGCTGGTTAATGAAATTGAAGGAAATGTTTGGGTGAGCTTTATAATTAATATAAATGGATATGTAGACAATGTTAAAGTTACCGCTCCTAAATATGGTGAATCATTAAAAAAAGAAGCTGTTAGAATAGTTTCTTTGTTGCCAAAGTTTGTTCCTGGTAAGCAAAATGGAGTAGTTACAAATGTCGAGTATACATTTCCAATGAGTTTTACTTTAGCGGAGTAA
- a CDS encoding energy transducer TonB, with protein MTKIHLLLILVMTSITSIFSQQEVCETPEDSFDVNSITKCAVQESSSKKKSRQITVKVSASKRFLKRREVAQKKAATGVGNIGTSGIQNTSVESPIAKELALKTNIEDLKNKLSAEEVRKASKFSEVDKIPAFKACKKTKKGERVDCFNEEMMKHIQKYFHYPSKAVQESIQGEVWVRFIIDKEGNVKNIKTLGPKNGETLNNVAKNVVYKLPQFSPAKKNGSRVAVKYGFPITFSLEE; from the coding sequence ATGACGAAAATACACCTGCTACTTATATTGGTGATGACAAGCATTACCAGTATTTTCTCACAACAAGAAGTTTGTGAAACCCCTGAAGATTCATTTGATGTGAATAGTATTACAAAATGTGCTGTTCAAGAATCTTCTTCAAAGAAAAAATCAAGACAAATTACGGTAAAAGTTTCTGCAAGCAAACGTTTCTTAAAAAGAAGAGAAGTTGCTCAGAAAAAAGCTGCAACAGGAGTTGGTAATATAGGTACTTCAGGAATACAAAACACTTCGGTTGAAAGTCCAATTGCCAAAGAACTTGCATTAAAAACAAATATCGAAGACCTTAAAAACAAATTATCTGCTGAGGAAGTTAGAAAAGCTTCTAAATTTAGTGAAGTAGATAAAATTCCAGCTTTCAAAGCGTGTAAGAAAACTAAGAAAGGAGAAAGAGTCGATTGCTTTAATGAAGAGATGATGAAGCATATTCAAAAGTATTTTCATTATCCAAGTAAAGCTGTTCAGGAATCGATTCAAGGAGAAGTTTGGGTTCGTTTTATCATTGATAAAGAAGGAAATGTAAAGAACATTAAAACACTAGGTCCTAAAAATGGAGAGACCTTAAACAATGTGGCCAAAAATGTTGTTTACAAATTACCACAATTTTCTCCTGCTAAAAAGAATGGAAGCCGTGTTGCTGTTAAGTATGGATTTCCTATTACATTCTCTTTAGAAGAGTAA